A window of the Haloquadratum walsbyi C23 genome harbors these coding sequences:
- a CDS encoding CDP-alcohol phosphatidyltransferase family protein: MRDTDFPVTSSVLFLRRPQVTAIAVVTAFVGVTAFLVANELHMQQVPDSFEAISLNLDFVRWTLIAGTVAVAELWYCYRHLGANHPPASAGDDTDTEATHTADADISSADETAKIESYQFLGLPNIVTLARGALFATLAGFAGVTPIYSIAWLPSLLYGIGSALDFVDGSLARTAGRQTVLGAKLDLTFDSLGFLIAPIVAILWGQLPVWYLLLPAAQYSFKIGRNHRRRRGLCVQPLPASSVRRPLAGLQMAFITLALAPIISANLIKILAMAVLAPSLIIFIRDYLVIADYI; encoded by the coding sequence CCACAAGTCACCGCAATTGCCGTCGTCACTGCTTTTGTTGGCGTTACGGCATTCCTTGTTGCAAATGAACTGCACATGCAGCAAGTCCCAGACTCATTTGAGGCTATCTCATTAAATTTAGATTTTGTTCGATGGACATTGATCGCTGGAACAGTGGCTGTGGCTGAATTGTGGTACTGTTATCGGCATCTTGGGGCAAATCACCCGCCTGCCAGCGCCGGTGATGACACCGATACAGAGGCTACACATACAGCAGATGCTGATATCAGCAGTGCCGATGAGACAGCGAAAATCGAATCGTATCAATTTCTTGGTCTCCCCAATATAGTGACGCTTGCCCGGGGAGCACTGTTCGCTACGTTAGCTGGTTTTGCTGGGGTTACACCAATATATAGTATTGCGTGGCTTCCGTCACTACTCTATGGCATAGGAAGTGCGCTTGATTTTGTTGATGGATCGCTTGCACGTACGGCTGGCAGACAGACAGTTCTTGGTGCGAAACTAGATCTCACATTTGATTCGCTTGGTTTCTTAATTGCGCCGATTGTTGCTATTCTATGGGGACAACTCCCGGTATGGTATTTATTATTACCAGCGGCGCAGTACTCATTTAAGATCGGTCGGAACCACCGTCGTCGTCGCGGACTTTGCGTTCAGCCACTTCCAGCGAGTTCTGTTCGCCGACCACTCGCCGGTCTTCAGATGGCGTTTATTACACTTGCGCTCGCTCCAATCATCAGTGCCAATTTAATCAAAATACTCGCTATGGCTGTATTGGCACCCTCACTTATTATATTCATCCGAGATTATCTTGTCATTGCTGATTATATATAA